Genomic DNA from Oncorhynchus tshawytscha isolate Ot180627B linkage group LG04, Otsh_v2.0, whole genome shotgun sequence:
CTGATAAATTCAGGTTCTTTCAATCATATGCAGCCATCTTCTCCACCTGTGCCTCCCTTTCAATCTGTCTTGATTTGAGCTATTGCTAGAGAATTTCAACAGTATCAAATTATCACAGGGTCCAGCCTGAAGCAGTTTGACATTTCCACTCGATATATGGGATCATGATTATCGAGGCCGGGAGTGCTGGAAAGATCTTTCAAATGgatgttaaaaaaaatactttgttGACTTGTGTGAggtgaaagggaaagggggatggcTACCTAGTCAATTGTCCaaaaatgtattcaactgaaatgtgtcttccgcatttaacccaacccctctgagtcAGAGGTGCAGTGTacgtggtgagttaagacaatcatgGGAGAAAAGAGAAACCAACACTGCAGACTATGACTTCCTTATTTAGGGGACTTAATTTTCTTTTTTGATATGTGGTAGCATGAGCggaactttggttttagaagtgggaggCACACaatgatatatttttttgttgtcagataaacactccaaacagcctacccagcTGCTTTATCCAACGATAAAACTGGGGAGGGAAAAAAATgaaatttcagaatgtgggggggggACATGTTCCCAGTGAAAGTTGAACTCCTGTGTGGTAGTAGAGTGGtgacctgagggcacacaatgtgttgtgaagtgttatcaaatgtaatattttaatTGTATAAAACTGACTTAAtgttgttggaccccaggaagagtagctgctgcccagCAGCTACTGGGGATCCTTAATGAATACAAATAGCCTTACAACCATATGATTGCTGACCTATGTAACCATTCCGCAATACCTGGAACTAGCAACAGCAACAACTTTCAACATTGattgaaataaacaaaaacataatGTATTATGCTTGATATTGTACTTGATATTGTCTGGCACATAACCACGTGACCTGCAACTCACAAAATGGCTCCATGAACAACAAAGCATGTTTGGTAATTGAGAGTGTATTCAATACAGTGACCCATGTTAGAAataggggtaaaaaaaaaattgacattTGAGGTTGAATGATAGTGCAGTAGCTTAGAAATATAATCTATAGAACAACAGATCTTGATCGCATTCATGGATCTCTGTGTTCATGAATACTTTGTGAAACATCAATTGAACTGGCACTATCAGGACTGCTCTCTGTGACATTTCTCATAAGACGGAAAATAGGGTCCATTCGACACTATCACGTTTCTATCATCAAATTGCTAGGCTCTGGGCAGGGCGTCGTTGGGTTGATAGGCACTGGGTAGGATGTAGTTGGTAGACATGGCGAGGATTGGAGCGCCGGTGGGAACACCAGGGAAGGGGCCGCTAGAGCCAGCGATGTCAATGTGAGAGTAAGGCAGAGGAGTGCCAGAGTCCACGCCGTGCTGATGGAGGGAAACAAGACAAACACCAAAAAAAGCGATTAGGTTAGATTCAGGGTTATGAACAGggctgtggagtgtgtgtgtgtaccttgtccaGCCCAGAGGCCATGATGAGGAAGGCAGCGGGGGTCTGATGTCCACGGGGGGTAGCAGAGGATGGTAGGTTGTTGCTTTGCAAAATCTCCTCATACTCTGACTTCCCCTTATGGAAGTCATAGTCCTCACGCCTGATACTGGACACCTCAAACAGATCACCCAGAACCTCCCCTGctacagagagtgaaagagaaaggaCTAACAGGTTACATACACCATGTTCATACCAGAAAACCCATGTTCCGACCTGTAAACCCTGGTTTGCTGATTTGTTTGAATAGTGTGTGTCGAGCGTCTCACCTTTCTGCCACTGACGGGCATTGCCAGAGCGATGGGCAGCTCCATTGTCCATGATGATCTATAACCGAAAGAGTTTAAATCAATAACTTTACATTATTAGCAATCATTCTCACCATGGCCAGTGTGCTATTATATAAAGAGTTtgtgtatggtacagtacagatactgtgtgtgtaagGTCCAGTACTCACAGAGTAGTTGGGTCCCATGGCTCTGATGGCATGTCCTGTCAGAGTGGCaatggtaaacagctgaggagATACCTCACGCACCGCCTGTAGAGGAAGACATAAGATTAAGGTGACAGAGAATAGGTTTGacaggaggaacagggagagtgggggaggacgTGGAATAGAGTTGTGTATCCTTTACCTTCTCCTTCATCTCACAAAGCAGGTCGACCATTACCATGCGTCCCTCAGCATCGGTGTTCCCTACGCGAACCCTGCGACCCGCACGGGACACCACCAACTCATCAGCTACGTAGCAGtctgacagaacagagagagagaaacacaacacAGTCCTTAAACCCTCATTCTGTCAGAGAGacaacatatcacacacacatatttacaaGAGAGCGGGAAGAGGCCAACTACTCAGTAGGTGAAACCATTGAAATATAATCTGTTAGATTTTTATATTctagattctatttctatgggtgAAACCCCCACCCCACGACATCACACTGACCTGAGCCCACGCTGTTCCTCACCATCGCCATGCCACCCACCACCTTCAGATGCTTGGGCTTGAGTTTGGCCAGGACCTGACAGGACACAGCTACATGTTAGCAGGAGTAACAGACTGTCAAGGACTATGAGTCCACTAGTGATCACTGAGGGGTAACAAAGTATTAGTTATTTACCTGGAAGAACCCAGCCACAGCAGCAGCACCACACTTATCTCTGTGCATGCCAGCCATGATGCCACCCGCCTTGATGTCAGCTCCACCGGTGTCATAGGTGAtgccctgagacacacacacacaggaaaacatgGTCATGACAGGATAGGAACACCCCACGCCATTATCAATTCATaattcccccccctcctcccctccctccttcctctctctcttgctcacctTGCCGACCAGCATCAGTGTGTGTTGAATGGGTCCTTCTCCACAGTACTGCAGCTTGATTACTCTGGCCTGGTGACGAGGCACAGCTACAGAAGACAAACCCACATGGatgaaaaagacacacacacacactgcattcgaaaagtatttaggcccctagactttttccacattttgttacagccttattctaaaaaggattcttaaaaaacagatataccttatttatatatgtattcagacccttcgctatgagacatgaaattgagctcaggtgcatcctcttgccattgatcatccttgagatgtttcttcaacttggtccacctgtggtcaattcaattaattgaacatgatttggaaaggcacacacctgtctatagaaaggtcccacagttgacagtgcatgtctgagcaaaaaccaagccatgaggtcaaaggaattgtccgtagagctcagagacaggactgtgttgaggcacaaatctggggaagggtacaaaaacatttctgcagcatggaaggtccccaagaacacagtggccgccatcatttttaatggaagaagtttggaaacactaagactctttctagagctggagtacggccaaactgagcaatccggggagaagggccatggtcagggaggtgaccaagaacccgatggagctctgacagagttcctctgtggagatgggagaaccttccagaaggacaaccatctctgcagcattccacccatcaggccttcatggtagagtgcaCAGACAGAACtcttcagtaaaaagcacatggcagcccgcttggaatttgctaaaaggcacctaaagactctcagaccatgagaaacaagattctctggtctgatgaaaccaagattgaactattgggcctgaatgctaagtgtcacgtctggaggaaacctggcaccattcttacggtgaagcatggtggtggcagcgtcatgctgtggggatgtttttcagcagcagggactgggagactagtcaggattgagggaaagatgaacagagcaaagtacaaagagatccttgatgaaaacctactccagagcactcaggacctcagactggggcaaaggttcactttccaacagggcaacgaccataagcacaaagccaagacaacgcagggttGGCTTCatgacaagtctttgaatgtattttagtagcccagccagagcctggacttgaacccgattgaacatctttggagagacctgaaaatagctgtgcaatgacgctcgccatccaacctgacagagcttgaaaggatccgcagagacgaatgggagaaactccccaaatacaggtgtgccaagcttgtagtgtcatatccaagaagacttgaggctgtaatcactgccatgccaaagatgcttcaataaagtactgagtaaagggtctaaatacttatgtaaattagatatttcagtgttttttctttctaaaaacctgtttttactttgtcattatggagtattgtgtgtagcttgaggGGAATAAACAATCTAATcgattttaaaataaggctgtaacgaaacaaaatgtggaaaaagtcaaggggtct
This window encodes:
- the LOC112248620 gene encoding putative aminopeptidase W07G4.4; the encoded protein is MPAMCTHVQPIEWTTDCKNQNYDGVVLVTQSYDTLPKELECLKAPLQDYSSVDCGLGDKVVVLMVPGLPGKRLVFASTGPVNRDYDDVRRFSDAAVNGIKRAMKAGMQRPLLVCPRHSSYDRSTMVAALGALHALYMPLEVREVSVKPSQYKVCVLGLWVDQEAEGKELVDLVSALESGRLACRDIGGSDPERMAAPRVAEYVQALFKESPVQVDVVSDLKVLEKEYPCLAAVNRCANAVPRHQARVIKLQYCGEGPIQHTLMLVGKGITYDTGGADIKAGGIMAGMHRDKCGAAAVAGFFQVLAKLKPKHLKVVGGMAMVRNSVGSDCYVADELVVSRAGRRVRVGNTDAEGRMVMVDLLCEMKEKAVREVSPQLFTIATLTGHAIRAMGPNYSIIMDNGAAHRSGNARQWQKAGEVLGDLFEVSSIRREDYDFHKGKSEYEEILQSNNLPSSATPRGHQTPAAFLIMASGLDKHGVDSGTPLPYSHIDIAGSSGPFPGVPTGAPILAMSTNYILPSAYQPNDALPRA